The following nucleotide sequence is from Homo sapiens chromosome 1 genomic patch of type NOVEL, GRCh38.p14 PATCHES HSCHR1_12_CTG3.
gttcacacctgtaatcccagaacttttggaggacAGGACAggtggattgtctgaggtcaggagttcgaaaccagcctggctgacatggtgaaactccgtctctactaaaaatacaaaaattagccagatgtggtggtgtgtgcctgcaatcctagctacttgggaggctgaggcaggagaatctcttgaatccaggaggaagaagttgcagtgaaccaagattgcaccactgcactccagcctgggcaacaaagtgaaactctgtctcaaaaaaaaaaaaaaaagaaaagaaaagaaaagataattagggactcagaaagacaaacactgaaGGATTGGTGGCAAtgagttttggggaaaaaatatgtAGATGAACCACAGAAAATGAGCCAGAGTGTAAGAATATTTGTGCTTAATACAAATGCTCACCAAACTATCATCAGGAAGGTTATCAAATAGATATGAAGGTATGAAACAATCTCTTTCACCAGGCACTACATTGCTTGCTCAGAAGGCTAATAAACAGCAACATTGGTGGTAGCAGTAGAGAATACACATAGGTTTAGCAACATGTTGGACTTTACCACTCTCGCTTACAAAAGCCTATTTAGCTGTCAAGACTATTAGGTGTCCAACACACAAGCAACAAAGTCCAAGGCTAAGCACACAATAACATATCCTGGGTGAATAAACCAGTCACCTTTTGTCAGACTTGTTGATTTTACTGGAGCTCCTCTATGATAAAGGCAACAAGGAATTTTGTAAATGGAATCTACCTTTATCCTTGAATTACATTTGCTTTACCTGACATCATTTTTCTCTGATCGCCACTCTCCATGGGTACATTGAATGCCTTATATATACTGCCATAATATCCTGTTCTACATCCTTCTATTAAAAGAACTTGTTGTATAACAAATGAGTAGATATTCATTGGACTCACCTGGTCCACCATTTATCCTATCACCaaccaaaattattattattatacaatggtgaatattttattaaagactcAATCACAGTGCCAGCTGGAGACAATGGCTTATAAGGTTGTACTCATGCTAGACGATGTGGTGGTGTATCCTCTGAACTAGTAACTAAGTATAAGCTTGTCTGGTGTCTCccatataaaaaatacaacaatcttTGATATTTGTTATGAACGTTGAAGTGACTCCTTTTGTCATTACATCTAATGATCCACTCCAAATACTTGTCTCTTGTCTCTGAGATTCTAGGTTTTTGCAGAATTAGTACCCAAAGGGAGAGTCTTAGCAGTATTCCATTTTACAATCCATCCTTCGTTAGAGGATGAGAGACTTCTATCTAGCCTTTTAGGTTGCCTGAGACCTTTAAACAAactgtcaaaaatttaaaatttaaaatgcggCTACATTGTTGCATGGGGTAGTAAATCTTGACCTTAAAACTGGTAtttgtaagaaaaacagaaagaattcaGGGATCCCCTTTGATGGCTCCTAATTCTATACAGTCCTGTAAATATTCCTGAAGactaaccaggcgtggtggtgcacacctgtaatcccagctactccagaggctgaggaagagaatcacttgaacctgggaggcagaggttgcaatgagctgagattgtgccacttcactccagcctgggtgacagagcaagactctgtctcaaaaaaaaaaaaaaaaaaaaaagaagaaagaaagaaagaaagaaagaaagaaagaaagaaagaaagaaagaaagaaagaaagaaagaaagaaattaatgaagaCTGCCacaacttggaagcaaccaaggtaTCCTTCAATAGGTGACTGCAtaagcaaactgtggtatattcctacagtggaatattattcagtgctaaaaggaaaaaactatcaagccacaaaaagatacagaaaaaacaaagacattttgctaagtgaaagaagccagtctgaaaagggtACATACTGTGATTTCAACTAtacgacattctggaaaaggacaAACtataaagacagtaaaaagatcagtggttatcTTTGCAGACGCCACCATCACTGTGAGCCCTGTACTATCAGCCATGGTCAACTCCGTCGTCTTTTTTGACATCACCGTCGACGGCAAGCCCTTGGGCCGCATCTCCATCAAACTGTTTGCAGACAAGATTCTAAAGACAGCGGAAAACTTTCGTGCTCTGAGCACTGGAGAGAAAGGATTTCGTTATAAGGGTTCCTGCTTTCACAGAATTATTCCAGGGTTTATGTGTCAGGGTGGTGACTTCACACGCCATAATGGCACTGGTGACAAGTCCATCTATGGGGAGAAATTTGATGATGAGAACCTCATCCGAAAGCATACAGGTTCTGGCATCTTGTCCATGGCAAATGCTGGACCCAACACAAATGGTTCCCAGTTTTTCATCTGTGCTGCCAAGACTGAGTGGTTGGATGGCAAGCATGTGGCCTTTGGCAAGGTGAAAGAACGTGTGAATATTGTGGAAGCCATGGAGCACTTTGGGTACAGGAATAGCAAGACCAGCAAGAAGATCACCATTGCTGACTGTGGACAATTCTAATGAGTttgacttgtgttttattttcaccaCCAGACCCATTCCTTCTGTAGCTCAGGAGAGCACCCCTCCACCACATTTGCTTGCAATATCCTAGAATCTTTGTGCTCTTGCTGCAGTTCCCTTTGGGTTCCATGTTTTCCTTGTTCCCTTCCATGCCTAGCTGGATTGCAGAGTTGAGTTAagtttatgattatgaaataaaaactaagtaacaacaacaacaacaaaaaagctcagtggttgccaggagtttgGGGATGGGTAGGGAGATAAATAGTTCTGAAACAGGCGATTTTTAGGGGATTGAAAATACATTGGTAATAATGTAATGATGGGTACATGACATTATGCGTTTTGCAAAACTCCTAGACCTGTAccacacaaagagtgaaccctaatgtaaactgggGGTGGGATAAAGGTGACAGTATGtgagaactctgtactttctgctcgaTCTTTCCATAAAGctaaaactgctcaaaaaataaagtctattattttgttaaatgaaagaaattaacaatGACCATGGCACGCTCACACAAAAAGATTATCAAGGACATTTCTCTGTCAGGAATGAATATTTGGTCATCTCacaaggcaaaaccctgactAGCAGAGGTGTTAGCTGAGGGCACATGGCCATAGATGCCAATAGTGACCTGCTGGCCACTTGCAGAAAGGAGAGCCTTGACATCCAAACACATTGTTTCTCTTGTATTGTCCTGTGCATACTTATGTATCTTAAcaactttccttctttcctctccattTATCCCTCTTTTTAAAACAGGGCTTATTGAGGGtgattaacttaatttttaaatgatatatggCAGAATGTCAAGAGAGTATAGTGAAGAACTTCGTAGAGGAATGGACATAACCCAGAATTCTTAGACTTAGAGTACATGCTGTGAttgagaattttttattgtttcattgttCAAGAGATTGTAGGTACATGTTCAATTATTAGAGAAATAGTTGCACTCTGTTAGAAGGAAGCTTGGGTCTTTCGTGTTTACTTTCAAAAGGGAAAGTTTATATTGATATTGAGCAAGTTAAAGcatgaaaatttattatttgatgTTTGTTGCTGTGTTTGAGGAattcctcagcctctcagtttTGACGAAAACAAGAAACCACCTCCTGCTTTAGAAGCTAAAATGCCaaatgcttgctttctcagcctcctttgcagctaggGTACAAGCATATGACTTAGGTTTTGCCCATCTGTTTGCCAGTGCTGAATTTCCACTTCggaattaataaaaaaagaagcagatTCAGTTATGCTTTCTCTTGTTTCTGGTGGAGGCCATGTAGCAGCTGCTACAATATCTGTTGCAAAGCGAACAAGTGGGAGTGGTGCTGGTGGCTTTGCAGTTAGCCTAGGATTGAGCAATTGCTGCAATTGTTGCTGCCTGCATCTTCGGTGTTATTTCTTACTGGTGGTGACAGTGGTTTCCTCCCTGGATGAGTTCTACAGCATGGTTTGGGGTACATTTCCTGGCTGCCTAGCTTTGATCTGGCTTTCTAGCCTTCTCAACAGTTCTACAAGTTCCCCACTATTTCTGTGATAAACCTATTTATTGTTAATGTCAGCCATAATTGGCTTCtgtggtttatattttttaaaattccaagatATACCAACGTAACAGATAGCTCAACAAacatatgtctttttaaattaagatatattcTGTGTCACATGAAGTACAATGGACAAAATGCAACAAATTGAATTGAgcaaaagaccaaatatatattaagcCTGGCTGGTCTTAAAAATGTAACTGgatacagccaggcatggtggctcatgcctataatcccagcactttgggatcctgaggtgggcagatcacctgaagtcaggagtttgagaccagcctggccagcatggtgaaaccccatctctactaaaaatgcaaaaattagctgggtgtggtggtatgcccctgtaatcccagctactcgggaggttgaggcaggagaatcacttgaacctgggaggcagaggttgcagtgagcccagatcatgccaatgcactccagctttggcaacagagcgagactttgtttcaaaataaaaaaataaaaataaaaaaataaaaacgtaaCTGGATAGACCTAAGGTTCTTGaataagcagaaaataatttaggtaaaaaccaaataataaaCTAACATTCTGAAAGGTTTAGGATTTGGAGGCACAAATGTCTTAGCTAAAGTGTTCATTCTAACCTCACAGGAaaattgaaatatgaaaatatacagaaaaatcttAGGCAGTATTTGTCAATTTTAAGAAACAACTATTTACAGGTTTTTCAATAGGCATTACATTAAAAACGAAATATGtagttaataaatatgaaaactgtGGATATaatcaacacatttattttacttcttgaaGTGTTAACATGTGCTGTCTCAAATATCAACAGTGTACACGtgagaaaaaacattttacatagaTTTTCTGCGACAGAAAACAGCATCTCATTAGACATCCCAAGTTTTTTCATTTGGAACACACACCCATTCCCCAGTATACTAGGggtaataataatttaaagagtTTAATTACTTTTTACTACTAGAAAACTAATTTTATGTTTGGCACAAATTTCTGAAATGATATTCTACTGCAAAGAATAATACCTATATATGGccagaattactttttttctataacaTTAAGATAATACTtgtcagcctgagcaacaaagtgagacctcatctttacaaaaaataaataaattagatggGTGTTTTGGTGATGAGgttctgtagtcccagatactcaagaggctgaggtgggaggatcccttgagcctaggaggtcgcggttgcagtgaactatgattgcaccactgcactccagcctgggtaacagagcaagatcctgtctcaaaaaaaaaaagataatattggtATAATTCAGGGTTTTTGCCTCAGTCCCCATGCTTCTTCATTTGACCTTCCCTGACTCCCTGATGAATTTTAGTTTGAATTTTTGCTATAGTCCAGAAGTTAATTTAAAAGATCTTAAAATTTCCACCTGCCTAGATATTACTTATTTGTTACACTTTAGTCCATGATTTCTATTGTCATTTACATTACCTCAAAAATATGACCTGCTGAATTTCTGCTGTCATGAATTGACTAACATATTTTGGGCCTAATACCTTTACATTtagaatctttttgttttgtattggaAAGTATTGTAACTCCTCCATTTATTGGTCAAAAGCACTGCTTATTTATTTCCATGCTTAATCAGAGAGACTTTCTAatagttatttaatattatttacgTTCATTCACTTGTTGACTATAATGACGTTAGTTGCTATGATATTTTTAGgtcattaatataataaaaatatgtcaacTTTTCTCTTCCAATGTGTCTTTGGgttattaatttttaactcaGATATCAAGCTTGTAAAATGTTTAATGGCTTATAATAATGTCTAACACATAGTATCCACTGAGTTCTGATAACTCCAGTTtatcaaattctctttttttataccATTCTCCAAATGCAAtgctatttggttttatttttattttttaaaaatgtgctgccTGTTTTGAGTCTCTAAAAGTGTGAAATGctcagtattttccaaatgtatttgAACATGGAGTGTTATATTTACTAAAAAGTTAACAAGCAAGTATTCCCCTAAACGTTCTAGCAAATACTACTAGTACAGACAAATTATGATGTAACATTAtagtacattttaatttattaggTTAATTTTGGTTGCAAacaatcaaaattcaaaatggcTTGTATAATAAAGAGATTTTGAACAATAGTATAGGCTCAAGATAGTTTAATGCAGAAGTTtaataataacacaaaataaatgcttCTTGTCCTCCCTGTTTCTTCACTCTACCTTAAGTGATATAGattgaatgtttgtatccccccaaaatttgtatgtttaaaTCTAATCCCTAGTGTGATGATATTTGGCAGTGGGTCTTCagggggtgattaggtcatgaggacagagtcctcatgaatgagattagtgcccttataaaagagaccttaGAGAACTTCctagccccttccaccatgtgagggcacagcaaAAAGACAgctgtctgtgaaccaggaaaCAAATCCTCATTAGACCCTGAatctgttgacaccttgatcttggacttcctggcctctagaactgtaagaaataaatttatgttgttcatAAACCATCCAGGCTGTGATATTCTGGTATAGCGACCTGAAAGGACTAAGACATTAGGTCTCAGTTTTATTCTATGGCTTAAAATATCATGTCATGAGTAGACAACTTCCAATCCTAGTACCTCGTGCTTCCTCTGCTGCATTTGGAAAGAAGGCATTTCCCTCTTCAATCATGGAATGAAAAAGTTGTACTTCATTCTGATTTGATTAGCAGAAGGCACACGTTCCTTCATGCACCAATTACAGTGACCAAGAATTGGACATGGGACTCATGTCACTTAAACATTGTGAAGCTGAGAAATTCATTATTTGGCTAGGAGTGTGTGAGAGCAGGGAACACTGAATGCTTGAGACACCACCACGATGTCCACTACATGTATTTCCATTTCAGTAAACATTTCCATTAAGATAATGCTAGAACAAAATCAGAGGAGTAGATCTTAGTGTCCCCAACTTTTGTTGACCTAACAAAGTGAAGTTGCTTCAACTGGACACTTCTGAACCACATTTATGCCTATATGTTCAGTTCAAATTTATTATAAGCAATTTTCAGGTCCATATGTTTAGgatatttcatttgtttggttatgcattatatgtatacatgtttttaaCATACATACGCCTCTACATATATTTTGGAGGCCTTTACACAAAAGTGTTTTCCctaaagggagaagagaaaagttgaatgcagaagtagaaaaaaaaattcatttgcacTTGTAgtatttatatctaaatattttatgttacagatgtattaatatttttataattttaaacactACTTTAAAACAGGGAGATGGTTTACCTTCAAAAAATTTGGCTCTCAACTCAAAATTATCAAAGTATATCCTAGATGTAGTTTGCTTGTCAGGCTTCTACatgaaaatctaaaatgctccTGCATTTCAGAATGAGCCTAACATATGTAATTGCACTCATCCACTATGTCTACATTGCCAACCAAATACTGACAGAGAGAGCTAGAGTGCCACAGAGAGCTGGCAGTTCCTCTGTTTGCATTAGCTTCTACTTGCTTCTTCATCTTTCCTCTATGTCTGACACATTTCATGTTACTGTTTTTAAATGTTCCCTTAGCTACAGAGCTAATGTGCTTATATCTGTAAGGGGTCTCATGTGAACCTCTAAATAATTAAAGATTCATTAGCTCCCTGGAGGGCCACCATGATTTCCAAAACAAGTCACAATACCTAAAGATCTAATTGTACAATTTCCCTCAGAAATAGCCTTGAGAAAGAAGTCACATCACTCAGCAATGAGTATTATAATTACTCACAGCAGTTTTCATGGTACTATATAACATCCAATTTACAGAATTAAAGGTAATGTAATTCGAAAGAAAAATAGCTGGTTTTAAGGAATGAATGGCCATGTCAACTATTGGAAGCATCTTTGAACTAGAGCCTCTATGTTCGGGTTTCACcaggtttatgtttttaattaatatcCTATTCAGCTTGCTGTAATTTCCATTGAGGTTTTCTAGAACAAGACAAGTCAGAAATTGATCTTTAATTATAAGCTAAGAGCAAACTGCCAAAGAACTGAGAGAAATTTTGAAGAAACAGGTCTATCAGGACTAACCATTTTAAGATAATAAAGACtaatcagacacacacacatatgcacaaaaagagggagagagagaacaaaaatcctatgaaatacattttaaaaaatcaatttttttaagaagaagcATTTGATCTGCCAAAGAGAAGAGTTAGTAGTTTGGAGATCTGACATTGCTAATCTCAGggcaagaaaataacaaaataagacaCCAAAGAATTACCTAAACTGTGGAAGATGAAGCTTTCAGAGTTCTCACAGAGAAATGGGATACTAAAGTACCAAGTTTAAGAGGTGTAAtctattaatgtttaatttatgtcCCAAATACTTAAAAACTATGTTTCattgttatacatatttattttattataaagataatgaATGCAGTAGGGTTAGATTTAAATAATTCATTGggtttaaaatgagaaatgaaagtcTGGCTTTTTACAACCTACAGTCTTATCACCAAAGTTAGCTATTGTTAATAATTTCTTGTCCATTCGTGTATGTGTTATGGTTTCTTTCTTAGAAAGAAGTATGCTATACTAGTATACATACTATTTATTCATGAACCTTGCACTTATCATGTAATCATATGTCTTAGTGGTCTTTTCATAATAGATGTCTCTCTTTCCCATGCTGTCAGTGGTGACTGCATGAGGCATTGTACAGACGTACCAATAATTACTTACTCTGTGTCATATTGATGGTTATTCAGATTGTTTTCACTTTGCCCTTGCAGACaacactgcaatgaacatcctTATGCATATATTATTCCAAATACATCATCGTGATGGCTGTGTGAGAGAAATACAcattgttgattttcttttttattttttataatttcagctttTGATTTTAGAtacagtgggtacatgtgcaggtttgttacatgggtatgttgtATGTTGTATAATGCTGAGGTTTGCTGCATGATTGATCTGATCACTCAGGTACTAGGCATAGTAGTTTTTTTTCAACCTTtaccccctccctccttctaccctcgagtagtccccagtttctattgttcccatctttgtgtccacgtgtactcaatgtttagctcctgcttataagtgagaatatgtggtatttggttttctattcctgtgttaattcgcttAGCATAACGGCATcgagttgcatccatgttgctgtaaaggacataattttattcttttttatggctgcaaagtattccatgacatatatgtaccatattttctttatccaatccacagctgatgggcacctaggttgattccatgtcttagcGATTGTGAATTACACTGCTGATTTTAATAGAAACCACTAATTTTTATGCCAACAAAATCATC
It contains:
- the PPIAL4A gene encoding peptidyl-prolyl cis-trans isomerase A-like 4A, whose translation is MVNSVVFFDITVDGKPLGRISIKLFADKILKTAENFRALSTGEKGFRYKGSCFHRIIPGFMCQGGDFTRHNGTGDKSIYGEKFDDENLIRKHTGSGILSMANAGPNTNGSQFFICAAKTEWLDGKHVAFGKVKERVNIVEAMEHFGYRNSKTSKKITIADCGQF